In Nocardia yunnanensis, one DNA window encodes the following:
- a CDS encoding Rieske 2Fe-2S domain-containing protein — protein sequence MSTQSSSGTARHEVQDYRTIEAAPAAARFARGWHCLGLLKTFQNGGPHEVKAFGTTLVVFRSETDGGLHVLDGYCRHMGGNLADGVVKGDSIACPFHDWRWGGNGKCTGIPYARRVPPLARTRSWPTLERNGQLCVWHDPQGRAPTDEVTIPVIEGYGSSEWTDWTWNSMLIEGSHCREIVDNVVDMAHFFYVHYAFPRYFKNVFEGHVASQYMRSTPRQDVTVGTNYDDPNSVLRSDASYFGPSYMVDWLWSETQGTTIETVLINCHYPVSTNSFVLQYGAMVKKPQGMSDADAAAMAASFARGVEVGFEQDVAIWKRKTPIDNPLLSEEDGPVYQLRRWYQQFYVDIENISDDMTSRFEFEIDTARAVTNWEAEVTHNLTHGTVIDAT from the coding sequence ATGTCCACTCAATCGTCCAGCGGAACAGCACGACACGAGGTGCAGGACTATCGCACGATCGAGGCCGCGCCCGCGGCGGCGCGGTTCGCGCGCGGCTGGCACTGCCTCGGATTGCTGAAGACGTTCCAGAACGGCGGTCCGCACGAGGTCAAGGCGTTCGGCACCACGCTGGTGGTGTTCCGGTCGGAAACCGATGGCGGACTGCATGTTCTGGACGGATACTGCCGGCACATGGGCGGGAATCTGGCCGATGGGGTGGTGAAGGGCGACTCCATCGCCTGCCCGTTCCACGACTGGCGCTGGGGTGGCAATGGCAAATGCACCGGCATTCCCTACGCTCGGCGCGTGCCGCCGCTGGCCCGGACGCGTTCCTGGCCGACGCTGGAACGCAATGGCCAACTGTGTGTCTGGCACGATCCGCAGGGTCGCGCACCGACCGACGAGGTCACCATTCCGGTGATCGAGGGTTACGGCAGCAGCGAGTGGACCGATTGGACCTGGAACTCGATGCTGATCGAGGGCTCGCATTGCCGCGAGATCGTCGACAATGTCGTGGACATGGCGCACTTCTTCTACGTGCACTACGCGTTCCCGCGATATTTCAAGAATGTCTTCGAAGGTCACGTCGCGAGCCAGTACATGCGCTCCACACCGCGCCAGGACGTCACGGTCGGCACCAACTACGACGACCCGAACTCCGTATTGCGTTCCGACGCTTCTTATTTCGGCCCGTCCTACATGGTCGACTGGCTATGGAGCGAGACCCAGGGCACGACCATCGAAACCGTCCTGATCAACTGCCACTACCCCGTATCCACGAATTCCTTCGTCCTGCAATACGGCGCGATGGTCAAGAAGCCACAAGGCATGTCGGACGCCGACGCCGCCGCGATGGCCGCGAGTTTCGCCCGAGGCGTCGAGGTCGGCTTCGAACAGGACGTAGCGATCTGGAAACGCAAAACCCCCATCGACAATCCGCTGCTATCAGAGGAAGACGGCCCCGTCTACCAACTCCGCCGCTGGTACCAACAGTTCTACGTCGACATCGAAAACATCTCCGACGACATGACCTCCCGCTTCGAATTCGAAATCGACACCGCCCGAGCCGTCACCAACTGGGAAGCCGAAGTCACCCACAACCTCACCCACGGCACAGTCATCGACGCCACCTGA
- a CDS encoding SRPBCC family protein: MADKVPDAVVDITVPHSPARVWSALTEPAQIAQYFFGTEVVTDWQAGSAIRWRGEWQGKQFEDHGTILEVEPRKRLTVTHFSPLTGQPDIPENYHTVTYALAPVPDGTSVTIIQSDNKSEAEATESEKTWRMVLDGLARFLAQDDQRD, translated from the coding sequence GTGGCTGACAAAGTTCCCGACGCGGTCGTCGATATCACCGTGCCGCATTCCCCGGCCCGTGTCTGGTCCGCCCTCACCGAGCCCGCCCAGATCGCCCAATATTTCTTCGGCACCGAAGTCGTCACCGACTGGCAGGCGGGCAGCGCCATCCGCTGGCGCGGCGAATGGCAAGGAAAACAATTCGAGGACCACGGCACAATCCTCGAAGTCGAACCCCGCAAACGCCTGACCGTCACCCATTTCAGCCCCCTCACGGGCCAACCCGATATCCCGGAGAACTACCACACCGTCACCTACGCCCTCGCCCCCGTTCCTGACGGCACCAGCGTGACCATCATCCAGTCCGACAACAAAAGCGAAGCCGAAGCCACCGAGTCCGAAAAGACGTGGCGCATGGTTCTCGACGGCCTCGCCCGCTTCCTCGCCCAGGACGATCAACGGGATTAG
- a CDS encoding MerR family transcriptional regulator, with translation MTPAPAPGGVDRLDDEDFPAYSMGRAAELLGVTQAFLRSLDAARLLTPQRSEGGHRRYSRYQLRIAARVRELIDAGNPLEGACRIVILEDQLAEAQALNATLQHALDAHEARDPQCP, from the coding sequence ATGACTCCCGCCCCGGCTCCCGGCGGGGTGGACCGACTCGATGACGAGGACTTCCCCGCCTACAGCATGGGTCGTGCCGCCGAGCTCCTCGGCGTCACCCAAGCCTTCCTGCGTTCTTTGGATGCCGCGCGCCTGTTAACCCCGCAGCGCTCCGAAGGCGGCCACCGCCGCTACTCGCGCTACCAACTGCGAATCGCCGCGCGGGTGCGAGAGCTGATCGACGCCGGCAACCCCCTCGAAGGCGCCTGCCGGATCGTGATCCTGGAAGATCAGCTCGCCGAAGCCCAGGCCCTCAACGCCACCCTGCAACACGCCCTCGACGCCCACGAGGCCCGCGACCCTCAGTGCCCGTGA
- a CDS encoding DMT family transporter, producing the protein MAADVLVLATQSVAALSVSPRIPALVLAATLVAACGHAAWNAIAHWVPDKLVSITLVNAGGSLCAIPLVVWAAGPDPRSWVYLGTSVVLHIAYNLLLMASYRLGDLSQTYPLARGTSPLVVTVVAALLFRETPRSGQIAGVLLISLGLACLVFWGRRKTASPRGAVAAALVTGVMIASYTTVDGIGVRESGSVLGYIGWLMLLEGLAVPLYALARRRRAFWRDLRPVWPVGLLGGVLSFAAYGLILWAQTRGALADIAALRESSIIVGALIGTVVFGERFGAARVAATCAVVAGIATLYLA; encoded by the coding sequence ATGGCTGCCGATGTTCTGGTTCTCGCGACGCAAAGCGTTGCCGCGCTGAGTGTTTCGCCGCGCATTCCCGCGCTGGTGCTGGCGGCGACCCTGGTCGCGGCCTGCGGGCACGCCGCGTGGAATGCGATCGCGCACTGGGTACCCGACAAACTGGTGTCGATCACGCTGGTGAACGCGGGCGGCTCGCTGTGCGCGATTCCGTTGGTGGTGTGGGCTGCCGGACCCGATCCGCGATCGTGGGTCTACCTCGGCACGTCGGTGGTGTTGCACATCGCCTACAACCTGCTGCTGATGGCTTCCTACCGGCTCGGAGACCTGAGCCAGACCTATCCGCTGGCGCGTGGAACGTCGCCGCTGGTGGTCACCGTGGTGGCCGCGCTGCTGTTCCGCGAGACGCCGCGCTCCGGCCAGATCGCGGGCGTGCTGCTCATCTCGCTCGGCCTGGCGTGCCTGGTGTTCTGGGGGCGGCGTAAGACGGCGAGTCCTCGCGGTGCGGTCGCCGCGGCTCTCGTGACCGGCGTCATGATCGCCTCCTACACCACCGTCGACGGGATCGGCGTGCGCGAATCCGGCAGTGTGCTCGGCTATATCGGCTGGTTGATGCTGCTGGAAGGACTGGCCGTCCCCCTGTACGCCCTGGCGCGTCGCCGTCGCGCATTCTGGCGCGATCTCCGCCCCGTGTGGCCCGTCGGACTCCTCGGCGGCGTCCTCAGCTTCGCCGCCTACGGCCTGATCCTGTGGGCCCAAACCCGCGGCGCCCTGGCCGATATCGCCGCGCTGCGCGAATCCAGCATCATCGTCGGCGCCCTCATCGGCACCGTCGTCTTCGGCGAACGCTTCGGCGCCGCACGCGTAGCCGCCACCTGCGCCGTCGTAGCCGGCATCGCAACCCTCTACCTCGCGTGA
- a CDS encoding metalloregulator ArsR/SmtB family transcription factor, with protein sequence MDPALFAALAEPNRMRIVELLHAAPRPVGEIAAALELRQPQTTKHLQALERAGLVRMEPLGQRRIYALRRESLRALRDWLTEFEEEHPSESVLTQYRAAIDAPVAESVYTFTRELAAPVETVWEWWTSAELARQWWHPAHFEVADCVLEPAAGGVLSMALREGDGTEYRSAGCFLEVVPPQRLLFQLAPVGRDGVALFAAEHRVELTGFAGGTRVDLRIRVTDLVPGSEPAVAGIPFGWNQVLDNLVRALGE encoded by the coding sequence ATGGACCCAGCACTGTTCGCCGCACTGGCCGAACCCAACCGGATGCGTATCGTGGAGTTGCTCCATGCCGCGCCGCGCCCGGTCGGCGAGATCGCCGCAGCACTGGAGTTGCGGCAGCCGCAGACGACCAAGCATCTGCAGGCGCTCGAACGCGCGGGATTGGTGCGAATGGAACCGCTCGGGCAACGCCGCATCTACGCGCTGCGGCGGGAATCGCTGCGCGCGCTACGGGATTGGCTGACCGAGTTCGAGGAGGAGCATCCCTCCGAATCGGTGCTGACGCAGTATCGGGCGGCCATCGACGCGCCGGTGGCGGAGTCGGTGTACACCTTCACGCGGGAACTCGCCGCGCCGGTGGAGACGGTGTGGGAGTGGTGGACTTCCGCCGAGCTGGCGCGGCAGTGGTGGCATCCCGCGCATTTCGAGGTCGCCGATTGCGTTCTCGAGCCGGCGGCCGGGGGAGTGCTGTCGATGGCGCTGCGCGAAGGCGACGGCACGGAGTATCGCAGTGCTGGGTGTTTCCTGGAAGTCGTTCCGCCGCAACGTCTGCTGTTCCAGCTGGCGCCGGTCGGCCGCGACGGGGTCGCGTTGTTCGCCGCCGAGCATCGGGTGGAATTGACGGGCTTCGCTGGCGGGACACGCGTGGACCTGCGGATTCGCGTCACCGACCTGGTTCCCGGGTCGGAGCCGGCGGTGGCGGGTATCCCGTTCGGCTGGAATCAGGTGCTGGACAATCTGGTTCGAGCGCTCGGTGAATGA
- a CDS encoding protein phosphatase 2C domain-containing protein, whose amino-acid sequence MSLLRRQKAAEDIEPGDDSRPGREGEHPRSVAEPEVAPPTASPPAPQPWQPIAVDEAGPVFEARPPAGPDSFDFPDTECDGWSTASATLRYASVRGARHRYHREPRQDSARAALHAASDTIVFAVADGVSSATIAHRGAHEVCEAAVGRMLHCLSADPRWGDFDDLARYCAGSLRNLASWRLREQHPAPPEIARLYATTLVAGLVWPHSDGPVAELFRIGDSGAWVLDRAAGRYVDLFGSDEPEDVVSTGVTPLPHLPERVDVVKRQLSPSQVLLVGTDGFGVPLGDGDGLIGALFARHLGAPPAPSWLAHVLDFSRATFDDDRTLLAIWPRDPQGPQ is encoded by the coding sequence ATGTCGCTGCTGCGACGGCAGAAAGCGGCCGAGGACATCGAACCGGGAGACGACAGCCGGCCAGGGCGCGAGGGCGAACATCCCCGCTCCGTCGCGGAACCCGAGGTCGCGCCGCCGACCGCGAGCCCGCCCGCCCCGCAGCCCTGGCAGCCGATCGCGGTCGACGAAGCCGGGCCGGTATTCGAGGCGCGCCCGCCGGCCGGTCCCGACTCCTTCGACTTTCCCGACACCGAATGCGACGGCTGGTCCACCGCCTCCGCCACCCTGCGCTACGCCTCCGTGCGGGGCGCGCGGCATCGCTATCATCGTGAGCCACGCCAGGATTCGGCACGCGCCGCCCTGCACGCGGCCAGTGACACCATCGTGTTCGCGGTGGCCGACGGCGTCTCGAGCGCCACCATCGCGCACCGCGGCGCGCACGAAGTGTGCGAGGCTGCCGTCGGCCGAATGCTGCACTGCCTGTCGGCGGATCCGCGCTGGGGCGATTTCGACGACCTGGCGCGGTATTGCGCGGGGAGCCTGCGCAATCTGGCGAGTTGGCGGCTGCGCGAGCAGCATCCGGCGCCACCGGAGATCGCCAGGCTCTACGCGACCACCCTGGTGGCGGGGCTGGTGTGGCCGCATTCGGACGGCCCGGTCGCGGAACTGTTCCGGATCGGCGATTCCGGCGCCTGGGTCCTGGATCGCGCCGCGGGACGCTACGTCGACCTGTTCGGGTCCGACGAGCCGGAGGACGTGGTGTCCACCGGCGTCACGCCACTGCCGCATCTGCCCGAGCGGGTGGACGTCGTGAAGCGGCAACTGTCCCCGTCGCAGGTGCTGCTGGTCGGCACCGACGGTTTCGGGGTGCCGCTGGGCGACGGCGACGGCCTGATCGGAGCCCTGTTCGCCCGCCATCTCGGCGCGCCGCCGGCCCCTAGTTGGCTGGCACACGTGCTGGACTTCTCCCGCGCCACCTTCGACGACGACCGGACGCTGCTGGCGATCTGGCCCCGCGATCCGCAGGGGCCGCAATGA
- a CDS encoding MFS transporter — MPSFALDNEPEHTPESPARTPSGPASKMPTPATIALTVLLTGELMNILDDSVVLTAIPTLQRTLDAGPAVVQWLTASSALTFAVGLITGGRLGDLYGRRRVFLLGTAGFTAASLLCGLAVDPAMLLAARILQGGAAAVMIPQVLATLHVAFDGARRSRAFGLYGAVLATANVAGPVLGGLLTEADLFGLSWRPIFLINVPVGLAVLLLGRRFIPESTAARAQRLDVAGVLLSALAVVFIAFPLTAGGAQGRPLWIVASLATGLLTLGVFLIHQHRRANDAPLVPLSLFKACQFAGGLAVQLTMAVLCGLFFMTWSLYLQHGLGMSPFMAALAFALLALGELAGAMSATKTAGRFGRRLPQTGALIALGAVAVYGIQTSGQAAVGLLAMAAPVALLGFGFGLIAGPIADLTLAKVPHESAGSASGLFNTALQLGYGLGVTLTGPLFFSALGDTATGTLDRDAFTGVLWWVGGALIVMWALMFSLPARTAGRPG; from the coding sequence GTGCCTTCCTTCGCGCTCGACAACGAGCCCGAGCACACCCCCGAATCCCCCGCTCGTACCCCGTCGGGCCCGGCGTCGAAGATGCCGACACCCGCCACCATCGCTCTCACGGTCCTGCTGACCGGCGAGCTGATGAACATCCTCGACGATTCGGTCGTCTTGACCGCCATCCCCACCCTGCAGCGGACGCTCGACGCCGGACCGGCCGTGGTGCAATGGCTGACCGCGAGCTCCGCGCTGACCTTTGCGGTCGGACTGATCACCGGCGGCAGACTCGGCGACCTCTACGGCCGACGCCGAGTCTTCCTGCTCGGCACCGCCGGATTCACTGCCGCCTCGCTGCTGTGCGGTCTCGCCGTCGACCCGGCCATGCTGCTCGCGGCCCGCATACTGCAGGGCGGCGCCGCCGCGGTGATGATCCCGCAGGTCCTGGCGACCCTGCACGTCGCCTTCGACGGGGCGAGACGCAGCCGCGCCTTCGGTCTCTACGGAGCGGTCCTGGCGACGGCCAATGTCGCGGGCCCGGTGCTGGGCGGCTTGCTCACCGAGGCCGATCTGTTCGGATTGTCTTGGCGGCCCATCTTTTTGATCAATGTGCCGGTCGGGCTCGCGGTGCTCCTCCTCGGACGCAGGTTCATCCCCGAATCCACCGCCGCGAGGGCGCAGCGCCTCGACGTCGCGGGCGTGCTGCTGTCGGCGCTCGCGGTGGTGTTCATCGCCTTTCCACTCACCGCGGGCGGCGCGCAGGGCCGGCCGCTGTGGATTGTGGCCAGCCTCGCCACCGGCCTGCTCACGCTGGGCGTCTTCCTGATTCACCAGCATCGCCGTGCGAACGATGCACCGCTGGTTCCGTTGTCGCTGTTCAAGGCCTGCCAGTTCGCCGGCGGTCTGGCCGTGCAGTTGACGATGGCCGTGCTGTGCGGCCTGTTCTTCATGACCTGGAGCCTGTACCTGCAGCACGGGCTGGGCATGAGCCCGTTCATGGCGGCCCTGGCTTTCGCGCTGCTCGCTCTCGGCGAGCTGGCCGGTGCGATGAGCGCGACGAAGACCGCCGGACGTTTCGGGCGGCGCCTACCGCAAACCGGCGCGCTGATCGCCCTCGGCGCGGTCGCGGTCTACGGCATCCAGACGAGCGGGCAGGCCGCGGTCGGCCTGCTCGCGATGGCGGCGCCCGTGGCGCTGCTCGGGTTCGGCTTCGGCCTGATCGCCGGACCGATCGCGGACCTGACGTTGGCGAAAGTGCCGCACGAGAGCGCCGGTTCGGCCTCGGGCCTGTTCAACACCGCGCTGCAGCTGGGCTACGGCCTGGGTGTCACGCTGACCGGACCGCTGTTCTTCTCCGCTCTCGGTGACACAGCCACCGGCACGCTCGACCGCGACGCGTTCACCGGCGTGCTGTGGTGGGTCGGCGGCGCGTTGATCGTCATGTGGGCGTTGATGTTCAGCCTGCCCGCACGCACGGCGGGCCGACCCGGCTAA
- a CDS encoding SRPBCC family protein: MVDRTRIEHDYPATAQTIWELWTTAAGIEKWWAPDGFTVRVDRLDLRPGGELVYTMTATAPEQIEFMRSAGMPLSTESRKTFTEVDGPRRLAYTSLADFIPGVEPYEFLTTVELEPTDTGVRVVMTVDAMHDDVWTQRLIQGRQNELANLAAVVADR, encoded by the coding sequence ATGGTCGACCGGACCCGCATCGAACACGACTACCCCGCCACCGCCCAGACCATCTGGGAGTTGTGGACCACCGCCGCGGGCATCGAGAAGTGGTGGGCGCCCGATGGTTTCACCGTCCGCGTCGACCGGCTGGACCTGCGCCCCGGCGGCGAACTGGTCTACACGATGACCGCCACCGCACCCGAACAGATCGAATTCATGCGCTCCGCGGGCATGCCGCTGTCGACCGAATCCCGCAAGACCTTCACCGAGGTCGACGGCCCCCGCCGCCTGGCCTACACCTCCCTGGCCGATTTCATCCCGGGCGTCGAGCCGTACGAGTTCCTCACCACCGTGGAGCTCGAGCCGACCGACACCGGCGTCCGAGTCGTCATGACTGTCGACGCCATGCACGACGATGTCTGGACGCAGCGCCTCATCCAGGGCCGGCAGAACGAACTGGCCAACCTCGCGGCCGTCGTCGCGGACCGCTAG
- a CDS encoding TIGR02452 family protein: MDPFYSDRVILSPDVPVFRDEEGVLLDRPYRVSFLTSPAPRTNVIVRERPGEASRVPAVLATRAERILETAGGYRRLVLGAWGCGAYGNDPATVAGVFHALLTAGGRFDGHFDEVTFAILDRTSEESTLNAFRNVFAPR; the protein is encoded by the coding sequence ATGGATCCCTTCTACAGCGACCGCGTGATCCTTTCTCCTGACGTGCCCGTCTTCCGCGACGAGGAAGGCGTCCTGCTCGATCGCCCGTATCGGGTGTCGTTCCTCACCAGCCCGGCGCCCCGGACCAACGTCATCGTGCGGGAGCGGCCGGGCGAGGCGTCCCGGGTGCCCGCCGTACTGGCCACCCGCGCCGAGCGCATCCTCGAAACAGCGGGCGGGTACCGGCGTTTGGTGCTGGGCGCTTGGGGCTGCGGCGCTTACGGCAACGACCCGGCCACGGTGGCCGGTGTGTTCCATGCACTACTGACCGCCGGCGGGCGGTTCGACGGGCACTTCGACGAGGTCACCTTCGCGATCCTGGACCGAACCTCCGAGGAGTCCACCCTCAACGCGTTCCGAAACGTCTTCGCGCCCAGGTAG
- a CDS encoding LmeA family phospholipid-binding protein yields MRALLISIVVLAIVLIVGDRVGVVFAQHEIGRHIADEYKLPGQPRVSIGGFPFLTQAVAGSYGHIDVQVGDWSLQDVSVHDVDVALTDVSASLSAVVNGRTSEFVAGTATASARVAYDTVQHYAPASVESMSYAADGLSVKGNFPVGGVSVPTTVVVTVAPTDDGIEITPVSVETVAGGIPIPLAALRKSLTFTVPLKQLPLGAKLTTIKPGAQGLQATAVAHNVHFSDVPASK; encoded by the coding sequence ATGCGGGCACTGCTGATATCGATCGTCGTGCTGGCGATCGTCCTGATCGTCGGTGACCGCGTAGGGGTCGTGTTCGCGCAACACGAGATCGGCCGCCACATCGCCGACGAGTACAAGCTGCCCGGGCAGCCGCGGGTGTCGATCGGCGGGTTTCCGTTCCTGACCCAGGCGGTGGCGGGCAGCTACGGCCACATCGATGTCCAGGTCGGGGACTGGAGTCTGCAGGATGTGTCGGTCCACGACGTCGATGTCGCCTTGACCGATGTGTCGGCGTCGTTGAGTGCGGTGGTGAACGGGCGCACGTCCGAGTTCGTCGCGGGCACCGCCACCGCGTCGGCCCGGGTCGCCTACGACACCGTGCAGCATTACGCGCCCGCGAGTGTCGAATCCATGTCGTATGCGGCCGACGGTTTATCGGTGAAGGGGAACTTCCCGGTCGGCGGCGTATCGGTGCCCACGACCGTCGTCGTGACCGTCGCGCCGACCGACGACGGCATCGAGATCACTCCCGTCTCGGTCGAGACCGTCGCGGGCGGCATCCCGATTCCCTTGGCGGCCTTGCGGAAATCGCTCACCTTCACCGTGCCGTTGAAGCAGCTTCCGCTCGGCGCGAAACTGACCACCATCAAACCCGGTGCTCAGGGCCTCCAGGCCACCGCGGTGGCGCACAACGTGCATTTCAGCGACGTGCCCGCGTCCAAGTGA
- a CDS encoding helix-turn-helix domain-containing protein, with the protein MFEGTVPARTAGPIYSSAVRMGVPRDLLRGIPGLNVGLFGEELVRIPGGAVWQAWHLIDEVGGVGVGTAMSAVAERGCFGVWDYLFSNAPTLAESLRVEHEFRALVASPAGGGAIVVDGGLLTIREAAVAVRETIIPAREEFTLSLILRRVREATGAPLVPVRVRFTQDAPPTHEHLVDVFGTRRIEFGAPQAEMSFLDAADLATDSDPHQARIHRHYAEMLMSSFRVAGDWSSTLRIAIHESMLHGETDLRWVAGRLAVGPRTIQRRLAEHGTTWRDELEAVRYEHAVNLLRNTDLPISSVAARLGYSDARTLRRAFLRWKGLPPSDFRRDN; encoded by the coding sequence ATGTTCGAAGGCACTGTTCCGGCTCGTACTGCGGGGCCGATTTATTCCAGCGCGGTGCGGATGGGGGTTCCTCGGGATCTGCTTCGGGGGATTCCGGGGTTGAATGTGGGGTTGTTCGGGGAGGAGCTGGTTCGGATTCCGGGCGGGGCGGTGTGGCAGGCATGGCATTTGATCGATGAGGTCGGTGGGGTGGGGGTGGGGACGGCGATGTCGGCTGTTGCCGAGCGCGGATGTTTCGGGGTGTGGGATTACTTGTTTTCCAATGCGCCGACGCTGGCCGAGAGTTTGCGGGTCGAGCACGAGTTCCGGGCGTTGGTGGCCAGTCCGGCGGGGGGTGGGGCGATCGTCGTGGACGGGGGGCTGCTGACCATTCGGGAGGCTGCGGTCGCGGTGCGGGAGACCATCATTCCGGCTCGGGAGGAGTTCACGCTTTCGCTCATACTGCGCCGGGTTCGGGAGGCCACCGGTGCGCCCCTGGTTCCTGTTCGCGTCCGATTCACCCAGGACGCGCCTCCCACGCACGAGCACCTGGTCGACGTGTTCGGCACTCGCAGAATCGAATTCGGCGCGCCCCAGGCGGAGATGTCCTTTCTCGACGCCGCGGATCTTGCGACCGACAGCGACCCGCACCAGGCTCGGATTCACCGGCACTACGCCGAGATGCTCATGTCGTCGTTCCGGGTCGCGGGCGATTGGAGCAGCACGCTGCGGATCGCGATTCACGAGTCGATGCTGCACGGTGAGACGGATCTGCGCTGGGTCGCGGGCCGTCTCGCGGTCGGCCCCCGCACGATTCAGCGCCGATTGGCCGAACACGGCACCACCTGGCGGGACGAGCTCGAGGCGGTGCGCTACGAGCATGCGGTGAATCTGTTGCGCAACACCGACCTTCCGATCAGCTCGGTGGCCGCGCGACTGGGGTACAGCGACGCCAGGACCCTGCGCCGTGCGTTTCTCCGCTGGAAAGGGTTGCCGCCGAGCGATTTCCGCCGAGACAACTGA
- a CDS encoding amidase: MEWSFRAAEELSTALRSGAVSSVELTEEAIARIERDDKAINAICVPDFERARAAAQRADRALADGVDLPLLGIPVTVKESYNMAGLPTTWGLPQHRDFIPDQDAEQVARLAAAGAVMLGKTNVPLMLQDWQSYNDIYGTTNNPWDHGRSPGGSSGGSAAALAAGFGALSIGSDIAGSLRVPAHFCGIYAHKPTLGLVSTRGMVPPPLPPLPTEADLAVAGPMARTARDLTLLLDVMAGPDPLTRGLAYRLELPAPRHESLSEFRVLIVEEHPLVPTGSAVRAALGRVADALTAEGARVQHHSALLPDLTEAAELYIQLLVAGFGAGMPAERYEQLRAAAAALPADAQGIDTAWLRGATATHRDFLVAAGGRERHRHQWRALFGEFDVVICPIGPTPAFPHDQNPDVQARRLEIDGAAYPYGDQLHWPGVATMPGLPATAIPAGLSPDGLPVGVQLIGPMYEDRTPLRLAELLEARIGGFQPPA; the protein is encoded by the coding sequence ATGGAATGGAGCTTTCGTGCGGCCGAGGAGCTTTCGACGGCATTGCGGTCCGGGGCAGTCAGTTCGGTGGAACTGACCGAGGAGGCGATAGCCCGGATCGAGCGGGACGACAAAGCCATCAACGCGATCTGCGTTCCCGACTTCGAGCGGGCGCGGGCCGCAGCCCAGCGAGCCGACCGGGCGCTGGCCGACGGGGTGGACCTGCCGCTGCTGGGTATCCCGGTGACGGTCAAGGAGTCCTACAACATGGCGGGCCTGCCCACGACCTGGGGTTTGCCGCAGCATCGCGACTTCATCCCCGACCAGGACGCCGAACAGGTGGCGCGGCTCGCGGCCGCGGGCGCGGTCATGCTCGGCAAGACCAATGTGCCGTTGATGCTGCAGGACTGGCAGAGCTACAACGACATCTACGGCACCACCAACAACCCATGGGATCACGGCCGTTCCCCGGGCGGCTCGTCGGGCGGGTCGGCGGCAGCGCTGGCGGCCGGATTCGGGGCGCTGTCGATCGGCTCCGATATCGCCGGATCGCTGCGGGTGCCCGCGCATTTCTGCGGAATCTACGCGCACAAGCCGACTCTCGGCCTGGTCTCCACCCGCGGCATGGTCCCGCCGCCGCTGCCGCCGCTGCCCACCGAGGCGGATCTGGCGGTCGCCGGTCCGATGGCGCGTACCGCTCGCGACCTGACACTGCTGCTGGACGTGATGGCCGGTCCGGACCCGCTGACCCGCGGCCTGGCCTACCGGCTGGAACTGCCCGCGCCGCGGCACGAGTCGCTCTCGGAGTTCCGGGTGCTGATCGTGGAGGAGCATCCGCTGGTGCCGACGGGCTCGGCCGTGCGGGCCGCGCTCGGACGGGTTGCCGACGCGCTCACCGCCGAAGGCGCTCGCGTGCAACACCACAGCGCGCTGCTGCCGGATCTGACCGAGGCCGCGGAACTCTACATTCAGCTGCTGGTGGCGGGCTTCGGCGCGGGTATGCCCGCCGAGCGGTACGAGCAGCTGCGGGCCGCTGCCGCCGCACTGCCCGCCGACGCCCAGGGCATCGACACGGCCTGGCTGCGCGGCGCCACCGCCACCCACCGTGACTTCCTCGTGGCCGCCGGTGGTCGCGAACGTCACCGCCACCAATGGCGTGCGCTGTTCGGCGAATTCGATGTCGTGATCTGCCCGATCGGCCCGACGCCCGCGTTCCCGCACGACCAGAATCCCGATGTGCAAGCACGCCGCCTCGAAATCGACGGCGCCGCATACCCTTACGGCGATCAACTGCACTGGCCGGGCGTGGCGACCATGCCCGGCCTGCCCGCCACCGCCATCCCCGCGGGTCTGTCACCGGACGGGCTGCCGGTCGGCGTTCAGCTCATCGGCCCGATGTACGAGGACCGCACCCCGTTGCGGCTGGCCGAACTCCTCGAAGCACGGATCGGAGGATTCCAGCCTCCGGCATGA